The Panicum hallii strain FIL2 chromosome 9, PHallii_v3.1, whole genome shotgun sequence genome has a window encoding:
- the LOC112876789 gene encoding uncharacterized protein LOC112876789, whose product MGAAASASPPPPLEAATAASDPPTPPPVAAAPPAKEDPQHSATAPAAGGAADGASAGAPADAGGGDAADAAETVVLDASTAAGEAGEGEEEQGECGFCLFMKGGGCKEEFVAWEKCVEEAEAETVGVDVVERCQDVTAALRKCMDAHAEYYEPILRAERAMAADLEAFQAQEAASSDSPAPASEEGQKKQAADAAAPPSEKDQEKQVAEVAVSEKESRDPAA is encoded by the coding sequence atgggagccgccgcctccgcctcgccccCTCCTCCCCTAGAGGCAGCCACGGCCGCCTCCGATCCTCCTACTCCTCCCCCGGTGGCCGCCGCGCCACCAGCCAAAGAAGATCCCCAGCACtccgccaccgcccccgcggccggcggcgctgcGGACGGTGCGTCGGCGGGAGCGCCAGCCGACGCCGGTGGAGGCGACGCGGCCGATGCCGCGGAGACGGTGGTCTTGGACGCCTccacggcggccggcgaggcaggggagggggaggaggagcaaGGGGAGTGCGGGTTCTGCCTCTTCATGAAGGGCGGCGGGTGCAAGGAGGAGTTCGTCGCGTGGGAGAAGTGCGtggaggaggcggaggccgaGACGGTCGGCGTCGACGTCGTGGAGCGGTGCCAAGACGTCACGGCCGCGCTGCGGAAGTGCATGGACGCGCACGCCGAGTACTACGAGCCCATCCTCCGAGCCGAGCGCGCCATGGCCGCGGACCTCGAGGCCTTTCAGGCCCAAGAAGCCGCCTCCTCCGACtccccggcgccggcgtcggAGGAAGGCCAGAAGAAGCAGGCGGCCgacgcagcagcgccgccgtcgGAGAAAGACCAGGAGAAGCAGGTAGCCGAGGTGGCGGTCTCGGAGAAGGAGAGCAGAGATCCTGCAGCCTGA
- the LOC112875795 gene encoding putative E3 ubiquitin-protein ligase SINA-like 6: MEPKGETKVDGVRMAMGALDCPVCYEPLEPPIFQCGVGHLICKLCYARLEKCPLCTRTAFERCYGMERVVKSVEVPCCFANNGCTKKIAYFNKKRHEKACRHGLCFCPEPGCGFTGPVVALANHVATRHKWPSIKFKYFEQFNLPLQPGPRVLRAPDGNVFLMNLTPAEPLGHTVSLVCIQPEATDSRFGCSMVFSCFTGHHQISTLDAVRSSSLSDGMPKDFFCVVPKARGTDISLRTTIDNELVYDDEDEQEDEDDDDESYDEDEDELEDDSDECLMI, translated from the exons ATGGAGCCAAAAGGGGAAACTAAGGTGGATGGAGTGAGAATGGCAATGGGTGCCTTGGACTGCCCCGTCTGTTATGAGCCCCTTGAGCCTCCGATTTTCCAG TGTGGTGTGGGGCATTTGATCTGCAAATTATGCTACGCCAGGCTCGAGAAGTGCCCCCTATGCACAAGAACTGCCTTTGAGCGCTGCTACGGCATGGAGCGTGTTGTCAAATCCGTTGAGGTTCCTTGTTGCTTTGCCAACAACGGATGCACCAAGAAGATCGCCTACTTCAACAAGAAAAGGCACGAGAAGGCGTGCCGGCATGGGCTGTGCTTCTGCCCGGAACCCGGCTGCGGCTTCACTGGGCCAGTGGTGGCGCTGGCGAACCATGTCGCCACCCGCCACAAGTGGCCGTCCATAAAGTTCAAGTACTTTGAGCAGTTCAATCTCCCCCTCCAGCCAGGCCCACGCGTGCTCCGCGCCCCGGACGGCAATGTTTTCCTCATGAACTTGACGCCCGCGGAGCCCCTGGGGCACACAGTCTCCCTCGTCTGCATCCAGCCGGAGGCCACAGACTCGAGGTTCGGGTGCTCGATGGTCTTCTCGTGCTTCACGGGCCACCACCAGATCTCAACGCTGGATGCCGTGAGAAGCTCGTCCCTGTCTGATGGGATGCCAAAGGACTTCTTCTGCGTCGTGCCCAAGGCTAGAGGCACTGATATCTCTCTCCGAACCACCATAGATAACGAGTTGGTGTATGATGACGAGGACgagcaggaggatgaggatgatgatgatgagagCTACGACGAGGATGAGGATGAGTTAGAAGATGATTCCGACGAATGTCTGATGATCTAG